ATTTGCCTTATACTGGGAGACAATATATTCTATGGTCAAGGTTTAAAAGAAAAAGTTCAAAATGCTTCAAAGCTAGAAGAAGGAGCCGTTGTTTTTGGTTACTATGTAAATGATCCTGAAAGATATGGTGTAGCTGAATTTGATAAAGATAAAAATGTAATTTCTTTGGAAGAGAAACCTAAAAATCCAAAATCAAATTATGCTGTTACTGGGCTATATTTTTATGATAATGATGTTGTTGATATAGCTAAGAATTTGAAGCCCTCAGCGAGAGGGGAATTAGAAATAACTGACGTTAATAAAGAATATCTTTCTAAAAAAAAATTGAAACTTGAGATTTTAGGTCGTGGTTATGCTTGGTTAGATACAGGGACTCACGAATCCCTTTTAGACGCTGCTAAGTATGTAGAGATAATCGAAAAAAGGCAGGGGCTA
This portion of the Candidatus Delongbacteria bacterium genome encodes:
- the rfbA gene encoding glucose-1-phosphate thymidylyltransferase RfbA — its product is MKGIILAGGAGSRLHPLTISISKQLLPVYDKPMIYYPISVLMLAGIKEILIISTPNDLPNFKKLLGSGEQWGIKFEYEEQAQPNGLAEAFIIGEEFIGNDNICLILGDNIFYGQGLKEKVQNASKLEEGAVVFGYYVNDPERYGVAEFDKDKNVISLEEKPKNPKSNYAVTGLYFYDNDVVDIAKNLKPSARGELEITDVNKEYLSKKKLKLEILGRGYAWLDTGTHESLLDAAKYVEIIEKRQGLKIACLEEIAYWMGNISKVQLAETFQNYGKSTYAEYLRKIAK